Proteins encoded in a region of the Geobacillus genomosp. 3 genome:
- a CDS encoding DsbA family oxidoreductase, whose protein sequence is MTRNKLGISTFSFMFNNGRDLIINLVKKERKKNSKMVILPVDFFHDVLCAWCYALSPRLRRLVDELKNKGIVLEVRHHCFALAPTSDDLVRMFGSKEWAKKEILSHWRAANVNSDEKCIRADLMETRTHDYPFSMPGLIACQAAAKQRGEEAHWDYFDRLQYTHLTECLDITQEEVLIYCAKEIGLDTERFVQNLHDEQTKKAVEADIALAREWGIGAVPALIIAQKWHVSGAQKTERLREIFHHVARERNEQRE, encoded by the coding sequence TTGACCCGCAATAAACTAGGGATATCCACTTTTTCGTTTATGTTTAATAATGGACGCGATTTGATAATTAACCTTGTCAAAAAGGAGCGGAAGAAAAATAGTAAAATGGTGATTTTGCCTGTCGATTTTTTTCACGATGTTTTGTGTGCGTGGTGTTATGCGTTATCCCCTAGGTTGCGGCGATTAGTTGATGAGCTAAAAAACAAAGGTATCGTCTTGGAAGTGCGCCATCATTGCTTTGCATTGGCCCCTACGTCAGATGATTTGGTGCGCATGTTCGGTTCTAAAGAATGGGCAAAGAAAGAAATATTAAGCCATTGGCGGGCGGCCAACGTGAATTCGGACGAGAAATGTATACGCGCTGATTTAATGGAAACAAGAACGCACGATTATCCATTTTCGATGCCTGGTTTGATTGCTTGTCAGGCGGCAGCAAAACAAAGGGGAGAAGAAGCGCATTGGGATTACTTTGATCGCTTGCAATATACCCATTTAACTGAATGTCTCGATATTACCCAAGAGGAAGTGTTAATTTATTGTGCAAAAGAGATCGGCTTAGATACGGAGCGATTCGTTCAAAATCTGCACGATGAACAAACGAAAAAAGCAGTGGAAGCGGATATAGCCTTGGCGCGAGAATGGGGGATAGGAGCGGTTCCTGCTTTGATTATTGCACAAAAATGGCATGTTTCAGGTGCCCAGAAAACCGAACGATTGCGTGAAATATTTCATCATGTTGCAAGAGAAAGAAATGAGCAAAGAGAGTAA
- a CDS encoding GntR family transcriptional regulator, with amino-acid sequence MNKGNLMLSKTNQAYEYIKEGLKSGRWTFGDQISVVEIANELGFSRRPVIDALKKLEAEYFLEIIPQTGCRVKSYSQDEMFDHFLTVMALEGMAAYLAAQRREDHEVNELISINEQLRRVIQENFSKEKYFQENRRLHYVILQMSRSKKLLDMTQSQWDLNDFFLVNVSLFQQDLSRTIIEHEMIIEKIAKKDPVGARTLMENHIQTFASLVKKNPDVHH; translated from the coding sequence GTGAATAAAGGGAATTTGATGTTGTCCAAAACGAACCAAGCTTATGAGTATATCAAAGAGGGTCTAAAATCAGGGAGATGGACGTTTGGAGATCAAATTTCGGTAGTAGAAATCGCAAATGAACTCGGTTTTTCTAGACGTCCTGTTATCGATGCATTAAAAAAATTAGAAGCAGAGTACTTTTTGGAAATTATACCGCAAACTGGTTGCCGTGTTAAAAGTTATTCACAAGATGAGATGTTTGATCATTTTTTGACGGTAATGGCCTTAGAGGGAATGGCAGCTTATTTAGCTGCACAAAGAAGAGAAGATCATGAAGTGAATGAACTGATTTCCATTAACGAACAGTTAAGAAGAGTAATTCAAGAGAATTTTTCTAAGGAAAAATATTTCCAAGAAAATCGGCGGCTTCATTATGTGATTTTGCAAATGTCAAGATCGAAAAAACTACTTGATATGACGCAAAGCCAGTGGGACTTAAATGATTTTTTCTTAGTCAATGTGTCTTTATTTCAACAGGATCTCAGCCGTACAATTATAGAACATGAAATGATTATTGAAAAGATTGCGAAAAAAGATCCTGTTGGTGCACGCACACTAATGGAAAATCATATTCAAACTTTTGCATCGCTAGTAAAAAAGAATCCAGATGTCCATCATTGA
- a CDS encoding helix-turn-helix domain-containing protein yields MKRLKITNDHGWTPRTLRKEEKKIKNISLRQRVMAVRLVMEGYLGKDVASMLNLCRQSVAFYVSLFNEGGLDLLLDRKYPPGREPFLTLEQQQELKQTILTHTPAELGWDIASSWNTRILQSYIREHYEVDMSREGIRKLLHRMRLSWTRPTYTLAKGDAEQQQAFEKQMDLIKKN; encoded by the coding sequence ATGAAACGATTGAAAATCACCAATGACCATGGATGGACGCCACGAACCCTTCGAAAGGAAGAGAAAAAAATCAAAAACATTTCCCTGCGTCAACGCGTCATGGCCGTTCGCCTCGTCATGGAAGGGTATCTGGGGAAAGACGTCGCTTCCATGCTCAACCTGTGCCGCCAAAGCGTCGCATTTTATGTCTCCTTATTCAACGAAGGAGGGCTCGATCTCCTGCTCGATCGGAAATATCCGCCGGGCCGGGAGCCGTTTTTGACACTGGAACAGCAACAGGAACTGAAACAGACGATCTTGACCCACACCCCGGCCGAACTCGGTTGGGACATCGCTTCTTCTTGGAATACGCGGATTCTTCAGTCTTATATCCGCGAACACTACGAGGTGGACATGTCCCGGGAAGGAATTCGCAAACTTTTACATCGAATGAGATTGTCTTGGACTCGTCCCACCTATACCCTGGCCAAAGGCGATGCCGAACAACAGCAGGCGTTTGAGAAACAAATGGATCTCATTAAAAAAAACTGA
- a CDS encoding IS630 family transposase: MRATWSEAGRQKQVPTYGHHAHVSVFGAVNVLNGDTVLHRAVVANATTFLDFLKILKSRYPDQLIVLVLDNARIHHAKMVRDFLRQEGESFHLIFLPPYSPQLNPIERLWKWLKDAVIANVFHKDQMDIDQAIARFMEYIDQQPEEVLRRLGCAA; the protein is encoded by the coding sequence CTGCGGGCCACTTGGTCGGAGGCAGGCCGGCAAAAACAAGTGCCCACGTACGGCCATCATGCCCACGTTTCTGTATTTGGGGCGGTGAATGTGCTCAATGGGGACACCGTTCTTCATCGAGCAGTCGTTGCGAATGCGACGACGTTTTTGGATTTTTTAAAGATCTTGAAGAGCCGTTATCCAGACCAGCTGATCGTGCTCGTGCTCGACAATGCCCGCATCCACCATGCCAAAATGGTGAGAGATTTCTTGCGCCAAGAAGGGGAATCGTTTCACTTGATCTTTTTACCTCCTTATTCCCCACAGCTGAATCCCATCGAACGCTTGTGGAAATGGCTCAAGGATGCGGTCATTGCCAATGTGTTTCACAAAGATCAAATGGATATTGACCAAGCCATTGCCCGGTTTATGGAATATATAGATCAACAACCGGAAGAGGTGCTTCGACGCTTGGGGTGTGCAGCGTGA
- a CDS encoding 2-oxoacid:ferredoxin oxidoreductase subunit beta — MATFKDFRNDVKPNWCPGCGDFSVQAAIQRAAANVGLEPHQLAVISGIGCSGRISGYIHSYGFHGTHGRALPLAQGVKMANRDLTVIAAGGDGDGFAIGMGHTIHAIRRNIDITYIVMDNQIYGLTKGQTSPRSDVGFKTKSTPQGSVEPALSIMEIALSAGATFVAQSFSSDLKELTSLIEEGIKHKGFSLINVFSPCVTYNKVNTYDWFKENLVKVSDIEGYDPSDRAMAMQTVMKYKGLVTGLIYQNKEQKSYQELLHGYSETPLAEADLKLSKEKFDELVSEFM; from the coding sequence ATGGCAACGTTTAAAGATTTTCGTAATGATGTAAAGCCAAACTGGTGTCCAGGCTGTGGCGATTTCTCCGTGCAGGCTGCCATTCAGCGCGCCGCGGCAAACGTTGGGCTTGAGCCGCATCAGCTCGCCGTGATTTCCGGAATCGGCTGCTCGGGACGTATTTCCGGCTACATTCATTCGTACGGCTTTCACGGTACCCACGGCCGCGCGTTGCCGCTTGCCCAAGGAGTGAAAATGGCCAACCGCGATTTAACGGTCATTGCCGCCGGCGGTGACGGCGACGGCTTTGCGATCGGCATGGGGCATACGATCCATGCGATCCGCCGCAATATCGACATCACGTATATTGTGATGGACAACCAAATTTACGGCTTGACAAAAGGACAAACATCGCCGCGCAGCGATGTCGGCTTTAAAACGAAAAGCACTCCGCAAGGCTCGGTCGAACCGGCCCTTTCGATCATGGAAATCGCGTTAAGCGCCGGTGCAACCTTTGTGGCGCAAAGCTTTTCCAGCGATTTGAAAGAGCTGACCAGCTTAATTGAAGAAGGAATCAAACATAAAGGGTTCTCGCTGATAAACGTATTCAGTCCGTGTGTAACGTATAACAAGGTAAACACATACGACTGGTTTAAAGAAAATCTGGTGAAAGTCAGCGACATTGAAGGGTATGATCCGTCCGACCGCGCCATGGCGATGCAAACGGTGATGAAATATAAAGGACTAGTAACGGGGCTCATTTATCAAAATAAGGAACAAAAATCGTATCAAGAACTGCTTCACGGTTATAGCGAAACACCGCTTGCCGAAGCAGACTTAAAATTAAGCAAAGAAAAATTCGATGAATTAGTTTCTGAATTTATGTGA
- a CDS encoding 2-oxoacid:acceptor oxidoreductase subunit alpha, which yields MIHQLSWKVGGQQGEGIESTGEIFSIALNRLGYYLYGYRHFSSRIKGGHTNNKIRVSTTPVRSIADDLDILVAFDQESIDFNFHELRDGGIVIADAKFNPTIPESEGVTLYAVPFTDIATNLGTSLMKNMVAVGASSAVLDLDINVYQEVVQEIFGRKGQQVVEKNMEAIRAGAQYMKEQLGDRMQTMKLAKADGKKRMFMIGNDAIALGALAGGARFMAAYPITPASEIMEYLIKKLPDLGGAVIQTEDEIAACTMAIGANYAGARAFTASAGPGLSLMMESIGLAGMTETPLVIVDTQRGGPSTGLPTKQEQSDLLAMIYGTHGEIPKIVMAPSTVEEAFYDMIEAFNLAEEYQCPVIFLSDLQLSLGKQTVEPLEYDKIEIRRGKLVTDELPPLEKKDNFKRYEITEDGISPRVLPGVPNGIHHVTGVEHAETGRPSEAAGNRKAQMEKRLRKLKHIQFKTPVHKNVKHEEADLLIVGFLSTRGAIEEAIERLEQDGVKVNHAHIRLLHPFPTEEVLPLVEAAKKVIVVEQNATGQLANILKMNVGHAEKIVSALKYDGNPFLPNEVYTKCKELL from the coding sequence ATGATTCATCAACTTTCATGGAAAGTTGGAGGGCAGCAGGGAGAAGGCATCGAAAGTACCGGGGAAATCTTCTCCATTGCGCTAAACCGTCTTGGTTATTATTTATATGGATATCGTCATTTTTCTTCACGGATTAAAGGGGGGCATACGAACAACAAAATTCGTGTCAGTACGACACCGGTTCGCTCGATTGCTGATGATCTTGATATATTAGTAGCGTTTGACCAGGAGTCGATTGATTTTAACTTTCATGAGCTCCGCGACGGCGGAATTGTCATCGCTGATGCGAAGTTTAATCCGACGATTCCGGAAAGCGAGGGCGTTACGCTATATGCCGTTCCGTTTACTGATATTGCGACCAATTTAGGAACATCACTGATGAAAAATATGGTCGCAGTTGGAGCGTCAAGCGCAGTTCTCGACCTTGATATAAACGTCTATCAAGAAGTAGTACAAGAAATTTTTGGCCGAAAAGGGCAACAAGTGGTTGAAAAGAATATGGAAGCGATTCGAGCAGGCGCTCAGTATATGAAGGAACAGCTCGGCGATCGCATGCAAACAATGAAATTGGCAAAAGCAGATGGCAAAAAGCGGATGTTTATGATCGGAAATGATGCGATTGCCTTAGGTGCGCTAGCTGGCGGTGCGCGGTTTATGGCGGCCTATCCGATTACGCCGGCATCGGAAATTATGGAATATTTGATTAAAAAACTTCCGGATTTAGGAGGAGCGGTCATTCAAACGGAAGATGAAATCGCCGCATGTACGATGGCGATTGGTGCAAACTATGCTGGCGCACGGGCGTTTACAGCATCCGCAGGTCCAGGTCTTTCTTTGATGATGGAGTCGATCGGGCTTGCCGGAATGACAGAAACGCCGCTTGTCATCGTGGATACGCAGCGCGGCGGCCCAAGTACAGGATTGCCGACCAAGCAGGAGCAATCGGACTTATTGGCGATGATTTACGGAACGCACGGCGAAATTCCAAAAATCGTCATGGCGCCAAGCACGGTCGAAGAAGCGTTTTATGATATGATCGAAGCGTTCAACCTTGCCGAAGAATATCAATGTCCGGTCATCTTCTTGTCTGATTTGCAGCTGTCGCTTGGCAAACAGACGGTTGAGCCTTTAGAATACGATAAAATTGAAATCCGCCGCGGCAAACTCGTAACAGATGAACTGCCGCCGCTAGAGAAAAAGGATAATTTTAAACGATATGAAATCACCGAAGACGGCATTTCGCCGCGCGTGCTTCCGGGAGTGCCAAACGGCATCCACCATGTAACGGGAGTAGAACACGCGGAAACAGGAAGACCGTCCGAAGCAGCGGGAAACCGCAAGGCACAGATGGAGAAACGTTTACGCAAACTAAAACATATCCAGTTTAAGACGCCAGTGCATAAAAACGTCAAACACGAAGAAGCCGATTTATTAATCGTCGGTTTTCTCTCGACGCGCGGTGCGATCGAGGAAGCGATCGAGCGTCTTGAGCAAGACGGCGTGAAAGTCAATCACGCACACATTCGCTTGCTGCATCCGTTCCCGACAGAAGAAGTGCTGCCGCTTGTCGAAGCAGCGAAAAAAGTCATTGTCGTCGAGCAAAATGCGACAGGCCAGCTTGCCAACATCCTCAAAATGAACGTCGGGCATGCGGAGAAAATTGTAAGCGCCTTGAAATACGACGGGAATCCGTTCTTGCCAAATGAAGTTTATACAAAATGCAAGGAGTTGTTATAA
- a CDS encoding Leu/Phe/Val dehydrogenase has protein sequence MVRKNKSKSFEVSMKGIFELMKKYGHEQIVFNYDKATGLKAVIAIHDTTLGPAIGGLRMWKYNEEQEVIEDALHLSQGMTYKYAVHGFPYGGGKAVIWGDPYTEKNDELLQAFGTFVETLKGRFVVGTDVGISSTDLVSVRKQTKYVVGLPEEFGGVGSTAVITAFGVYQGMKASAKEVFGSDSLKGKTIAVQGLGKVGKELVHFLCQGEAKVIATDIFAESLTFVRENYPQVDIIEPDEIYSVDCDIFSPCALGGVLNDETIPQLKCKVVCGAANNVLKEMRHAEMLKERGILYAPDYVVNGGGLIQGLGELEGYNQDWAINKTAQIYDTLLRIYQISKEEKITTVEAANRLVEKRLQIIQQIKSKYLGK, from the coding sequence ATGGTTAGGAAAAATAAGTCTAAATCGTTTGAAGTATCAATGAAGGGAATATTTGAGTTAATGAAAAAATATGGACACGAACAAATTGTTTTTAATTATGACAAGGCAACAGGTTTGAAAGCAGTTATTGCAATCCATGATACTACGCTAGGTCCTGCCATTGGAGGACTTCGCATGTGGAAATACAATGAAGAACAAGAAGTGATTGAAGATGCTCTACATCTTTCGCAAGGAATGACCTATAAATATGCTGTTCACGGATTTCCATATGGTGGGGGGAAGGCTGTCATTTGGGGGGACCCGTATACAGAGAAAAATGATGAATTGCTTCAAGCATTTGGGACTTTTGTCGAAACGTTGAAAGGACGTTTTGTCGTTGGAACAGACGTCGGCATAAGCTCGACAGACCTTGTTTCTGTACGCAAACAAACAAAGTATGTGGTAGGTTTACCAGAAGAATTTGGTGGCGTAGGAAGTACTGCTGTTATTACGGCATTTGGAGTATACCAAGGCATGAAAGCGTCTGCAAAGGAAGTTTTCGGTTCAGACAGTTTGAAAGGAAAAACGATCGCAGTTCAAGGATTGGGGAAAGTAGGAAAAGAGCTTGTTCACTTTCTATGTCAAGGAGAAGCGAAAGTAATCGCTACAGACATTTTCGCCGAAAGTTTAACATTTGTTAGAGAAAACTATCCTCAAGTGGACATCATTGAACCGGATGAGATTTATTCAGTTGATTGTGATATTTTTTCTCCTTGTGCATTAGGCGGAGTGTTGAACGACGAGACAATACCACAGCTGAAATGTAAAGTGGTTTGCGGAGCCGCCAATAATGTGTTGAAAGAGATGCGGCATGCAGAAATGTTAAAAGAAAGAGGAATTCTCTACGCTCCTGACTATGTTGTAAACGGAGGCGGGCTGATTCAAGGTCTAGGTGAACTGGAAGGATATAATCAAGATTGGGCGATAAACAAAACTGCACAAATTTACGACACTTTATTAAGAATCTATCAAATCTCAAAGGAAGAAAAAATTACAACTGTAGAGGCGGCAAATCGCTTAGTGGAAAAAAGATTGCAGATCATCCAGCAAATTAAAAGTAAGTATTTAGGAAAATGA
- a CDS encoding MFS transporter yields the protein MEFSGAIRKKVYKHILPILFLSYVVSFLDRTNVGYAGLTMNKELGFSAEIFGFGAGLFSIGYLIFEIPGAVWAEKWSAKKWIVRIMITWGIIGALFGVVHEVWQFYLLRFLLGLAEGGFIPGVLVFLSHWFPEKDQARAISWFYAGLPFSQAIGGSLAALLLEVDWFGIDGWRWLFIIEGLMAVIVGIVAAIYLKDSPNDVKWLNDEEKRALLKQIGLGKTMPASPTQHRWGEVFGNSIIIRVALSMFLLGIGFYGFNYFVAIMTKQLSGFSNASVGLLLAIPFFLAVVFMYINSWHSDLKQERRWHTAVSWLAGAVGLLLLGYGPHDPFFLVLWLTVAAVGLNSHFGAFWAIPQTYFSGLAAAGGVGLINLVGNIGGFVGPYMTGYLTERSGQFDWAILLWVVALLIGTLLILSLPKSKDISSLTDNRAHVPFDS from the coding sequence ATGGAGTTTTCTGGGGCGATACGGAAGAAAGTTTATAAACACATCTTGCCGATTCTTTTTCTTTCTTATGTTGTTTCTTTTTTAGACAGAACGAATGTGGGATACGCTGGGCTTACGATGAATAAAGAACTTGGATTTAGCGCTGAAATATTTGGTTTTGGCGCCGGGTTATTTTCAATTGGTTATTTGATATTTGAAATTCCTGGTGCTGTATGGGCGGAGAAATGGAGTGCAAAAAAATGGATTGTGCGGATTATGATAACGTGGGGGATCATCGGGGCATTATTTGGTGTTGTTCATGAAGTATGGCAGTTTTATTTATTACGTTTTTTGCTCGGGTTGGCAGAGGGAGGATTTATCCCTGGTGTATTAGTTTTTCTTTCCCATTGGTTTCCTGAGAAGGATCAAGCCCGAGCGATCAGTTGGTTTTATGCAGGGCTTCCTTTTTCTCAAGCGATAGGAGGATCGCTAGCCGCTCTTTTATTAGAAGTTGATTGGTTTGGAATAGATGGTTGGCGCTGGCTTTTCATCATTGAGGGATTGATGGCTGTCATTGTGGGGATCGTCGCAGCGATCTACCTAAAAGACAGTCCGAATGATGTAAAATGGTTAAATGACGAAGAAAAACGAGCATTGCTTAAGCAAATTGGACTAGGAAAAACTATGCCTGCTTCACCCACGCAGCATCGTTGGGGCGAAGTGTTTGGCAATTCCATCATCATCCGGGTTGCTTTAAGTATGTTTTTGCTGGGGATTGGTTTTTACGGATTTAATTATTTTGTTGCTATCATGACAAAGCAATTGTCAGGCTTTTCAAATGCTTCTGTGGGACTTTTGTTGGCCATTCCCTTCTTCCTGGCTGTAGTTTTTATGTATATCAACAGCTGGCATTCCGACTTGAAACAAGAAAGAAGATGGCACACTGCCGTTTCGTGGTTGGCTGGCGCAGTCGGTTTGTTATTGCTTGGTTATGGACCACATGATCCCTTTTTCCTCGTGTTATGGCTCACCGTTGCTGCAGTCGGTTTAAATTCGCATTTTGGCGCATTTTGGGCCATCCCTCAGACATATTTCAGCGGTTTGGCGGCGGCTGGAGGAGTAGGGTTAATCAATTTAGTAGGAAATATTGGAGGATTTGTAGGTCCTTACATGACAGGATATTTGACCGAACGAAGCGGTCAATTCGATTGGGCTATTTTGTTGTGGGTAGTGGCTCTCTTAATCGGCACATTGTTGATATTGTCGCTTCCGAAAAGTAAGGATATTTCATCATTAACGGATAACCGAGCTCACGTTCCATTCGATAGCTGA